One Streptomyces sp. B21-105 genomic region harbors:
- a CDS encoding FDXHR family putative zinc-binding protein has product MDTRTPTPTQLPPNAIRHGQCGAWWTGAERSHCGGCHLTYSSLTSFERHRKGGRCNDPASVGLVARQKPYGELWGLPGPDGGYAGLHAPQEGA; this is encoded by the coding sequence ATGGACACCCGAACCCCCACTCCGACCCAACTCCCGCCGAACGCCATACGGCACGGCCAATGCGGAGCCTGGTGGACCGGAGCCGAACGCAGCCACTGCGGCGGATGCCACCTCACCTACAGCTCCCTGACCTCGTTCGAGCGGCACCGCAAGGGTGGACGCTGCAACGATCCTGCCTCCGTGGGCCTGGTCGCCCGCCAGAAGCCCTACGGGGAGCTCTGGGGACTCCCGGGCCCTGACGGCGGCTACGCGGGCCTCCACGCCCCGCAGGAGGGCGCGTGA
- a CDS encoding SLOG family protein: MKAPYRVLVTGSRDWPKPADVFAALNEAQRQAEGRLLVVVHGVCPTGADAHARQWARARQGQGEAVIEDPHRANWRPGGVLDRSAGFRRNAEMVRLGADVCLAFTGPCTKPNCRQPKPHPSHGTSHCADLAEAAGIPVRRFTA, encoded by the coding sequence GTGAAAGCCCCGTACCGGGTCCTCGTCACCGGATCGAGGGACTGGCCCAAGCCCGCCGACGTCTTCGCCGCCCTCAACGAAGCCCAACGGCAAGCTGAAGGCCGCCTCCTCGTCGTCGTCCACGGCGTCTGCCCCACCGGAGCCGACGCCCACGCCCGCCAATGGGCACGCGCCCGCCAAGGCCAGGGCGAGGCCGTCATCGAAGACCCGCACCGCGCGAACTGGCGGCCCGGCGGAGTCCTCGACCGCTCCGCCGGATTCCGTCGCAACGCCGAGATGGTCCGGCTCGGCGCGGACGTCTGCCTCGCGTTTACCGGCCCCTGCACCAAGCCGAACTGCCGTCAGCCGAAGCCCCACCCATCGCACGGCACATCGCACTGCGCCGACCTCGCCGAGGCCGCCGGGATCCCCGTCCGCCGCTTCACCGCCTGA
- a CDS encoding helix-turn-helix transcriptional regulator: MPENPESEGSRLITLKQIELEHGVSRSALHTYRRSSSFPQPVPVEGSTKTQYRADEVAAWFQANPKQQGKKRDQFVSHQQGEPMDARKDLYAFAMQGKEHSPAISERASQKIDAFRAAVLREAADRLDESETLRDLTDDHMHDVNAAANELRRMADENPSEDTE, encoded by the coding sequence GTGCCCGAGAACCCTGAGAGCGAGGGGAGCCGCTTGATCACCTTGAAGCAGATCGAGCTGGAGCACGGGGTCAGTCGGTCAGCGCTGCACACGTACCGGCGCAGCTCCTCCTTCCCCCAGCCAGTTCCGGTCGAGGGCTCCACGAAAACCCAGTACCGCGCTGACGAGGTGGCCGCCTGGTTCCAGGCGAACCCGAAGCAGCAAGGCAAGAAGCGCGACCAGTTCGTCAGCCACCAGCAGGGAGAACCGATGGACGCCCGTAAGGACCTGTACGCCTTTGCGATGCAGGGCAAGGAACACTCGCCCGCGATCTCGGAGCGCGCCAGTCAGAAGATCGACGCCTTCCGTGCGGCCGTCCTGCGCGAGGCGGCTGACAGGCTCGACGAGTCGGAGACGCTGCGTGATCTGACGGACGACCACATGCATGACGTGAACGCCGCTGCGAACGAGCTGCGCCGCATGGCCGACGAGAACCCGTCGGAGGACACCGAATGA
- a CDS encoding RapZ C-terminal domain-containing protein — translation MAAIEIVSFGYLHADAPEADVVLDLRRAFRDPHVDPAMRQLTGRDPLVQRTVLRTPGVRRLLKATVRQVAAYAQGPSMDRIVIGSGCAGGRHRSVVVADQLARRLRRRGHTVTVTHRDLHQPVVHR, via the coding sequence ATGGCTGCCATCGAAATCGTGTCCTTCGGCTACCTGCACGCCGACGCCCCAGAGGCGGACGTGGTGCTGGACCTGCGACGGGCGTTCCGGGACCCGCACGTCGACCCGGCGATGCGGCAGCTCACCGGCCGCGACCCGCTCGTGCAACGCACCGTCCTGCGCACCCCCGGTGTACGTCGGCTGCTGAAGGCCACCGTCCGGCAGGTCGCCGCTTACGCCCAGGGCCCGTCGATGGACCGGATCGTCATCGGCTCCGGCTGCGCAGGCGGACGCCACAGGTCAGTTGTCGTCGCCGACCAACTCGCCCGCCGTCTCCGCCGTCGAGGCCACACCGTCACCGTCACCCACCGCGACCTGCACCAACCCGTCGTCCACCGCTGA
- a CDS encoding helix-turn-helix transcriptional regulator, with translation MADPNADYWTVADIAEHWGVTAQTIRTYRSRKRGELPEPDNVFGRSPVWKPATILSFERPGQGARTDLPRKDTA, from the coding sequence ATGGCCGACCCGAACGCCGACTACTGGACCGTCGCCGACATCGCCGAACACTGGGGCGTCACCGCGCAGACCATCCGCACCTACCGTTCCAGGAAGCGCGGCGAGCTCCCCGAGCCCGACAACGTCTTCGGCCGCTCACCCGTCTGGAAGCCGGCCACGATCCTCAGCTTCGAGCGACCCGGCCAGGGTGCGCGCACCGACCTGCCACGGAAGGACACCGCATGA
- a CDS encoding HNH endonuclease signature motif containing protein, producing the protein MKKAKADGTFVPLIRHSRQAPFEKVMSRIDQQPGGCWLYTGALMADGYARVKDASTDHALLVHRVTYEALVGRVPVGLVLDHLCRVRHCVNPQHLEPVTDAENIRRGVHARLGDRTHCTEGHEYTPENTIFQKRRTKSGVTLTPVCRTCKNAYYRAKHAQREKKPEAPRTHCPNGHEYTPENTKWYQPKGAPRMRRHCKTCLRETNRRNKAAKRKGRQ; encoded by the coding sequence GTGAAGAAGGCCAAGGCCGACGGCACCTTCGTGCCATTGATCCGCCACTCCCGTCAGGCACCATTCGAGAAGGTCATGAGCCGAATCGATCAACAGCCCGGCGGCTGCTGGCTGTACACCGGGGCGCTGATGGCAGACGGCTACGCCCGAGTCAAGGACGCCAGTACCGACCACGCCCTGCTCGTCCATCGGGTCACCTATGAGGCGCTGGTGGGTCGGGTGCCCGTCGGCTTGGTCCTGGACCACCTGTGCCGCGTCCGGCACTGCGTCAACCCCCAGCACCTGGAGCCGGTCACAGATGCCGAGAACATTCGCCGGGGCGTGCACGCCCGACTCGGAGACCGGACCCATTGCACCGAGGGTCACGAGTACACACCGGAGAACACGATCTTTCAGAAGCGCAGGACGAAGTCGGGTGTGACGCTGACTCCGGTCTGCCGGACATGCAAGAACGCCTACTACAGGGCCAAGCATGCGCAGCGGGAGAAGAAGCCTGAGGCACCTCGGACCCACTGTCCCAACGGGCACGAGTACACGCCGGAGAACACGAAGTGGTACCAGCCCAAGGGGGCCCCTCGGATGCGGCGCCACTGCAAAACGTGTCTGAGGGAGACGAATCGGCGCAACAAAGCCGCCAAGCGAAAGGGCCGCCAGTGA
- a CDS encoding glycosyltransferase family 2 protein encodes MSEPYRAAVIPARDRHDLLTDCLHSVVDQVDRVIVIDNGSHPPIDPEPWHGKIGVVRVPMDPPNISTLWNVGIALADSQAHCAGTDQWDIAVLNSDVVVPPGWIDTLSTAMRSTTAVLAYPDQHGGRQQILHTRAEPIDLRQRITGYAYMLRGEAGLRLDEDLAWWFGDDSLDWTAREEGGALLVPGIPVEHRCPNVSTTERPELAAQAGRDRETFRTKWGRTPW; translated from the coding sequence GTGAGTGAGCCGTACCGCGCCGCGGTCATCCCGGCACGGGACCGCCATGACCTCCTCACGGACTGCCTGCACTCCGTCGTGGACCAGGTCGACCGGGTCATCGTCATCGACAACGGCTCCCACCCGCCCATCGACCCCGAACCGTGGCACGGCAAGATCGGCGTGGTGCGGGTACCGATGGACCCGCCCAACATTTCGACACTGTGGAACGTCGGCATCGCCCTCGCCGACTCGCAGGCCCACTGCGCCGGCACCGACCAGTGGGACATCGCCGTCCTCAACTCCGACGTGGTCGTACCGCCCGGCTGGATCGACACCCTGTCGACGGCAATGCGCTCCACCACTGCAGTCCTCGCCTATCCCGACCAGCACGGCGGCCGGCAGCAGATTCTCCACACCCGGGCCGAGCCCATCGACCTCCGCCAACGCATCACCGGCTACGCCTACATGCTCCGCGGCGAAGCAGGGCTCCGGCTCGATGAGGATCTCGCATGGTGGTTCGGTGACGACAGCCTCGATTGGACCGCCCGCGAGGAAGGGGGAGCCCTCCTCGTGCCCGGGATCCCCGTCGAGCACCGCTGCCCCAACGTGTCGACGACCGAACGCCCCGAACTCGCCGCCCAGGCAGGCCGCGACCGGGAAACGTTCCGCACGAAGTGGGGACGGACCCCATGGTGA
- a CDS encoding NAD-dependent epimerase/dehydratase family protein, whose translation MRIAVTGGSGFLGQATIRAAQQAGHEAWSFDRAHGNDILGDLTALKGADTVVHLAGMLGTSELFDAPESAVHANVIGALRILQWCREHDAAYVGITMPPVFPSVYTATKVCADRLATAWHEAYGLPVSHVRAFNAYGPGQKWGPGHPQKILPTFARAAWEGRPLPVWGDGEQTMDLVHTDDVARMLIEATGHGDDVTFDAGTGQAVTVNELAEFVLEQTGSKAGVEHLPMRAGERPTRIVAEGEGWDRLSWKPGHDWGRVAATVEWYRSPA comes from the coding sequence ATGCGCATCGCAGTCACCGGAGGCTCCGGCTTCCTCGGCCAGGCCACCATCCGAGCTGCTCAGCAGGCCGGGCATGAGGCGTGGTCGTTCGACCGCGCCCACGGCAACGACATCCTCGGCGACCTCACCGCGCTGAAGGGCGCGGACACCGTCGTCCACCTCGCCGGGATGCTCGGCACGTCCGAGTTGTTCGACGCGCCGGAGTCCGCCGTTCACGCGAACGTGATCGGTGCCCTGCGGATCCTGCAGTGGTGCCGGGAGCATGACGCCGCGTATGTGGGCATCACGATGCCGCCCGTGTTCCCGTCGGTGTACACGGCGACGAAGGTGTGCGCCGACCGGCTGGCGACCGCCTGGCATGAGGCCTACGGGCTGCCTGTCTCCCACGTCCGCGCGTTCAACGCCTACGGCCCTGGCCAGAAATGGGGGCCAGGACATCCGCAAAAGATCCTGCCGACGTTTGCGCGCGCCGCGTGGGAAGGGCGGCCGCTCCCCGTGTGGGGCGACGGCGAGCAGACCATGGACCTTGTCCACACCGACGACGTGGCCCGCATGCTCATCGAAGCCACCGGCCATGGGGACGACGTGACGTTCGACGCCGGCACCGGGCAGGCCGTCACCGTGAACGAGCTCGCCGAGTTCGTGCTCGAGCAGACCGGGTCGAAGGCCGGCGTGGAGCATTTGCCGATGCGGGCGGGGGAACGCCCGACGCGGATCGTCGCGGAGGGGGAGGGCTGGGATCGCCTTTCGTGGAAGCCGGGACACGATTGGGGGCGTGTGGCGGCGACGGTGGAGTGGTATCGGTCTCCGGCATGA
- a CDS encoding glycosyltransferase domain-containing protein, which produces MSDVAIVSAVYDSYDDLKPVLPQVEAGVDWVFVTDDPVLGAKSSHLGWRVVFEPREGVHPNRAAKHPKYEPWRYTDAPVSVWVDASFRIVSDRFAVEATAGLTDVEPIAQFVHPWRDCLYAEAKESAGLAKYAGEPVLEQADHYSEMGHPENWGLWATGVIARHHTDAVRELGARWLHETYQWSFQDQISQPYALRVMGLRPSALPGNHLATPWLAYEGSARHG; this is translated from the coding sequence ATGAGCGATGTGGCGATTGTCAGCGCGGTGTACGACTCCTACGACGACCTGAAGCCTGTGCTTCCGCAGGTGGAGGCCGGGGTGGACTGGGTGTTTGTGACGGACGATCCGGTGCTGGGTGCGAAGTCGTCGCATCTGGGCTGGCGGGTGGTGTTCGAGCCGCGTGAGGGGGTGCATCCGAATCGTGCGGCGAAGCATCCGAAGTATGAGCCGTGGCGGTACACCGACGCGCCCGTCAGCGTGTGGGTGGATGCGTCGTTTCGGATCGTGTCCGATCGGTTCGCGGTCGAGGCGACGGCCGGGTTGACGGACGTGGAGCCGATCGCGCAGTTCGTGCATCCGTGGCGGGACTGCCTGTATGCGGAGGCGAAGGAGTCGGCGGGGCTGGCGAAGTACGCGGGCGAGCCTGTGCTGGAGCAGGCCGACCACTACAGCGAGATGGGGCACCCCGAGAACTGGGGGCTGTGGGCAACTGGCGTCATCGCGCGCCACCACACCGACGCCGTCCGCGAGCTGGGCGCGCGCTGGCTGCACGAGACCTACCAATGGTCGTTCCAGGACCAGATCTCGCAGCCGTACGCGCTGCGGGTGATGGGGCTGCGCCCGAGCGCGTTGCCTGGGAATCATCTGGCCACGCCGTGGCTGGCTTATGAAGGGAGCGCGAGGCACGGATGA
- a CDS encoding methyltransferase domain-containing protein, whose amino-acid sequence MTSIEIGGGTLVQPGWINLDSRNGVGEWARMAQDTPWPTGDNSVDALRASHVMEHIPAGQERIDVMNEAHRVLRPGGVFEVIVPILNNPLTWHAIADPTHVSFWVLESFHYFDGHFAANADYGIRLWNTLELEVRGGFECHWKGTPR is encoded by the coding sequence ATGACGAGCATCGAAATCGGCGGCGGCACCCTCGTCCAACCCGGCTGGATCAACCTCGACTCCCGCAACGGCGTGGGCGAGTGGGCGCGCATGGCGCAGGACACCCCCTGGCCGACCGGCGACAACAGCGTGGACGCCCTCCGCGCCTCGCATGTGATGGAGCACATCCCGGCTGGGCAGGAACGCATCGACGTCATGAACGAAGCCCACCGCGTACTCCGGCCGGGCGGCGTGTTCGAGGTGATCGTGCCCATCCTCAACAACCCGCTCACCTGGCATGCCATCGCCGACCCGACGCACGTGTCGTTCTGGGTGCTGGAGTCGTTCCACTACTTCGACGGCCACTTCGCGGCGAACGCCGACTACGGGATCCGGCTGTGGAACACGCTGGAACTGGAGGTCCGGGGCGGCTTCGAATGCCACTGGAAGGGGACGCCGCGATGA
- a CDS encoding 3'-5' exoribonuclease domain-containing protein: MTAIDYDLEFLEDGRTIEVISIGMVCDDGREYYAVNSEAPWEKIRENDWLIRNVLPSLPITGRTSLDGYLAIPANSYPKSSMSLVGADLTDARVKPHWVIANEVRDFLQATPDVELWANYGAYDHVALAQLWGPMVRLPEGVPMFTHDIQQERTRLGIHEDDLPKQEGGEHNALADARHNQTVRRWLSTQAWRGAS, from the coding sequence ATGACCGCGATCGACTACGACCTTGAGTTCCTGGAGGACGGGCGCACCATCGAGGTGATCTCGATTGGCATGGTGTGTGACGACGGCCGCGAGTACTACGCCGTCAACTCCGAGGCGCCCTGGGAGAAGATCCGCGAGAACGACTGGCTGATCCGCAACGTGCTGCCGTCACTGCCAATCACGGGGCGCACGTCGCTGGACGGCTACCTTGCGATCCCAGCGAACAGCTACCCCAAGAGCTCCATGAGCCTGGTCGGCGCGGACCTCACGGACGCCCGGGTGAAACCGCACTGGGTCATCGCCAACGAGGTCCGCGACTTCCTGCAGGCCACACCCGACGTGGAGCTGTGGGCGAACTATGGTGCCTACGACCACGTGGCCCTCGCCCAACTGTGGGGCCCCATGGTCAGACTCCCCGAGGGCGTTCCCATGTTCACTCACGACATCCAGCAGGAGCGCACCCGGCTCGGCATACACGAAGACGACCTGCCCAAGCAGGAGGGCGGCGAGCACAACGCGCTCGCCGACGCCCGCCACAACCAGACCGTCCGGCGCTGGCTGTCCACGCAGGCGTGGCGAGGGGCTTCGTGA
- a CDS encoding glycosyltransferase family 2 protein, giving the protein MTRPGVTVVTPFHAQRRTNGMLERAAASVRAQTIPVEHICAEDIHHLGAAITRTHGLALVETEWTAFLDSDDEMDPDHIEQLLACAKDTQADYVYPWFRVVGGSDPFPMFYGKPFEPAAPNSTTITILVRTELAQQVGFHPDPNVQVGGEDYQFTLSCIAAGAHIVHLPRRSWTWHHHGGGNTSGRPDRGDARPGSRRPRHR; this is encoded by the coding sequence GTGACGAGACCGGGCGTCACCGTCGTTACACCGTTCCACGCCCAGCGGCGCACCAACGGCATGCTCGAACGCGCCGCCGCGTCCGTCCGCGCCCAGACCATCCCCGTCGAGCACATCTGCGCCGAGGACATCCACCACCTCGGCGCAGCCATCACCCGAACCCACGGCCTCGCGCTGGTGGAGACGGAGTGGACAGCGTTCCTCGACTCCGACGACGAGATGGACCCCGACCACATCGAACAGCTCCTCGCCTGCGCGAAGGACACCCAGGCCGACTACGTGTACCCGTGGTTCCGCGTCGTCGGCGGCAGCGACCCGTTCCCCATGTTCTACGGGAAGCCCTTCGAACCGGCCGCCCCCAACTCGACGACGATCACGATTCTCGTGCGCACCGAACTCGCCCAACAGGTCGGCTTCCACCCCGACCCCAACGTGCAGGTCGGCGGCGAGGACTACCAGTTCACCCTCAGCTGCATCGCCGCCGGAGCACACATCGTCCACCTGCCCCGCCGCTCTTGGACGTGGCATCACCACGGCGGCGGAAACACCAGCGGCCGACCCGACCGAGGAGACGCCCGACCCGGAAGCCGCCGCCCCCGCCACCGGTGA
- a CDS encoding HNH endonuclease signature motif containing protein → MGKHGASVQYAGVNWHPRKDGYYQNTHRGLLHRYVWAEAHGTIPKGMHVHHKNHTKSDNRLENLVLLRVGEHWAEHDHERGGSNWHSKGGEGSWRTAEYREYTCQECGEPFESRTRAVVPKWCSDRCRSVVTSARAREERVCCVCGSRFSCVKYQPTRTCSRRCTATYAYTRRGQGV, encoded by the coding sequence ATGGGAAAGCACGGAGCGTCCGTCCAGTACGCAGGGGTCAACTGGCATCCAAGGAAGGACGGTTACTACCAGAACACGCACCGAGGATTGCTGCACCGGTACGTGTGGGCCGAAGCCCACGGAACCATCCCGAAGGGGATGCACGTGCACCACAAGAACCACACCAAGTCGGACAACCGGCTGGAGAACCTCGTGCTCCTCCGTGTCGGAGAGCACTGGGCCGAGCACGACCATGAGCGCGGCGGCTCGAACTGGCACAGCAAAGGCGGCGAGGGGTCGTGGCGCACCGCCGAGTACCGGGAGTACACCTGCCAGGAGTGCGGAGAGCCCTTCGAGTCACGGACCAGGGCCGTCGTGCCGAAGTGGTGCTCAGACCGATGCCGCAGCGTCGTCACCAGCGCTCGCGCACGAGAGGAACGGGTGTGCTGCGTGTGCGGCTCACGGTTCTCCTGCGTCAAGTACCAACCGACCCGCACCTGTTCGCGCCGGTGTACTGCGACCTACGCCTACACCCGACGTGGCCAGGGTGTATGA
- a CDS encoding phage terminase large subunit family protein: MARVYDLTVEHDHEFFAGDLLVANCLAVLEEFATWRYMEQTYDQLRFGLRSGPRPHWIAATTPKPRPLLKRMLSGEIAGVVHTHATMYDNPHLEQTVKDALEDTYAGTDIGAQELHGRLIDEVAEALWTRATIEATRVRADEVPDLTRISVGVDPSGGAGEQGIVVVGKSGLVLPGDGGRPQHHGYVLDDRSCKLSPDQWGRRAVQAAIDWEADEIVAETNYGGAMCVATLRTAAEALGVDIPIRTVTATRGKTVRAQPVAALASQGRWHMAGVFPELEDQLATWYSELGWSPDRLDAMVWPAWQMKLVGTAARGQGSLGGDLARKQIVSGRLR, translated from the coding sequence GTGGCCAGGGTGTATGACCTGACAGTTGAGCACGATCACGAGTTCTTCGCGGGCGACCTCCTCGTCGCGAACTGCCTCGCAGTCCTCGAAGAGTTCGCCACCTGGCGGTACATGGAGCAGACCTACGACCAGCTCCGCTTCGGTCTCCGCTCCGGTCCGCGCCCGCACTGGATTGCGGCGACCACACCGAAGCCGCGCCCGCTGCTGAAACGGATGCTGTCCGGCGAGATAGCCGGGGTCGTCCACACGCACGCCACGATGTACGACAACCCGCACCTCGAGCAGACCGTGAAGGATGCTCTGGAGGACACCTACGCGGGCACGGACATCGGCGCGCAGGAACTCCACGGCCGTCTGATCGACGAGGTCGCCGAAGCGCTGTGGACGCGCGCCACAATCGAGGCGACCCGGGTACGCGCCGACGAGGTCCCCGACCTCACCCGGATCTCGGTCGGCGTGGACCCGTCCGGTGGTGCCGGCGAGCAGGGCATCGTCGTCGTCGGGAAGTCCGGGCTCGTCCTCCCCGGCGACGGCGGCCGGCCGCAACACCACGGGTACGTCCTGGACGACCGGTCGTGCAAGCTGTCGCCGGATCAGTGGGGGCGGCGGGCGGTACAGGCGGCCATCGACTGGGAAGCCGATGAGATCGTGGCCGAGACGAACTACGGCGGGGCGATGTGTGTGGCCACGCTCCGCACAGCGGCCGAGGCGCTGGGGGTGGACATCCCGATTCGCACGGTGACCGCGACGCGAGGTAAGACGGTGCGGGCGCAACCGGTAGCCGCGCTGGCATCTCAGGGCCGCTGGCACATGGCCGGGGTGTTCCCCGAGCTGGAGGACCAGTTGGCGACCTGGTACTCGGAGTTGGGCTGGTCACCGGACCGGTTGGACGCGATGGTGTGGCCGGCCTGGCAGATGAAGTTGGTGGGTACGGCGGCGCGCGGGCAGGGCAGTCTGGGTGGGGATCTGGCCAGAAAGCAGATCGTCAGCGGGCGGCTACGGTGA
- a CDS encoding glycosyltransferase family 2 protein produces the protein MRGVVISYVHPGWVQHTFMQSLLLAISHDRQSESPMVVGVMPVRYRPVGIAHVRNQAVDEFLAGDGEWLWLVDTDMGFRADALHALLASADPVARPVVGALCYGVMEEEPDGLGGMVTRVFPTLYGWAEDAKVFTEWDGPVPSGLVRVAGTGAACLLVHRSVLERVGDGAWFDPIMDGTGGLVGEDLSFCWRLMCAGVPVHVDAAVPTNHQKHLWINGSLHGTAG, from the coding sequence ATGCGCGGAGTCGTCATCAGCTACGTCCATCCCGGGTGGGTGCAGCACACGTTTATGCAGTCGCTGCTTCTCGCCATAAGTCACGATCGTCAATCCGAGTCGCCGATGGTAGTCGGGGTGATGCCGGTGAGGTATCGGCCCGTGGGGATCGCTCACGTCCGTAATCAGGCCGTGGACGAGTTCCTTGCAGGCGACGGTGAGTGGTTGTGGCTGGTGGACACGGATATGGGGTTTCGCGCGGACGCGCTGCACGCGCTGCTGGCTTCTGCGGATCCCGTAGCACGCCCGGTGGTTGGCGCACTGTGCTACGGCGTCATGGAGGAGGAGCCGGACGGCTTGGGCGGCATGGTGACGCGGGTGTTCCCGACGCTGTACGGGTGGGCTGAGGACGCGAAAGTGTTCACGGAGTGGGATGGGCCGGTTCCGTCCGGGCTGGTGCGTGTGGCGGGGACGGGTGCGGCGTGTCTGTTGGTGCACCGGTCGGTGCTGGAACGCGTCGGTGATGGGGCGTGGTTTGATCCGATCATGGACGGCACGGGTGGCTTGGTGGGGGAAGATCTGTCGTTTTGTTGGCGGCTGATGTGTGCCGGTGTTCCTGTGCACGTCGACGCTGCTGTTCCAACTAACCATCAGAAGCATTTGTGGATCAATGGGAGTCTTCATGGCACTGCCGGGTAG
- a CDS encoding DUF1360 domain-containing protein gives MDLWLLLLVMSLATYRGTKLVVEDTFPPVLWLRDRLAGGWRPLTEKERSKLTVESPNQWMSVVREPRVPNPAVADWHVQEIDGEEQRWVQRWRRSPFWLAELISCPWCASGWVALVVTAGTWAVVGLPVPLLVWLAVWGAGALLAAQDWA, from the coding sequence ATGGATCTGTGGCTGCTGTTGCTCGTGATGTCGCTCGCCACGTATCGGGGTACGAAGCTGGTGGTGGAGGACACGTTCCCGCCGGTGTTGTGGCTGCGTGACCGGCTTGCCGGGGGGTGGCGGCCGCTCACCGAGAAGGAGCGGTCGAAGCTGACCGTCGAGAGCCCCAACCAGTGGATGTCAGTGGTCCGCGAACCTCGGGTGCCCAATCCGGCTGTCGCCGACTGGCATGTGCAGGAGATCGACGGCGAGGAGCAGCGGTGGGTGCAGCGGTGGAGGCGTTCGCCGTTCTGGCTGGCTGAGTTGATCTCCTGCCCTTGGTGTGCGTCCGGCTGGGTCGCGCTCGTGGTGACGGCGGGGACGTGGGCGGTGGTGGGTCTGCCGGTGCCGCTGTTGGTGTGGCTGGCGGTGTGGGGTGCGGGTGCGCTACTGGCGGCTCAAGACTGGGCGTGA